From one Variovorax sp. PBL-H6 genomic stretch:
- a CDS encoding hydroxyquinol 1,2-dioxygenase, producing the protein MNAPAELANVFASQPDATLGYKTFTLGSFGFRRDEYFAHITWKTRDGRPMSHTMDAGNYLRALMRDVAWGFFYGWVNFDDVVGTVNHYQSVDLYAGSYNGTMKEAGIDLLENFPTAQIRATFEAMLDDWTNESFDPFSAPQETGSPYGRKNGNNTAKITRARELAKRCVGLKDDLRLRSDDTGAPVNRAFADVPQGQPELHPEPGFENEVHAFNLFGFLSRSQVTWNPSFTSVVKHSFMCPTTEEHILPIIHGNDRVEWFFQMTDEIHWDCGDKNTGRPMARVIMKAGDMAAMPAYCRHQGFSPKRSMLLVWENGSPSLVYEIQKGESPEIPVSF; encoded by the coding sequence ATGAACGCACCCGCAGAGCTCGCCAACGTCTTCGCGTCGCAACCGGACGCCACGCTCGGCTACAAGACATTCACGCTCGGCAGCTTCGGCTTCCGCCGCGACGAGTACTTCGCGCATATCACCTGGAAAACCCGCGACGGCCGCCCGATGAGCCACACCATGGACGCCGGCAACTACCTGCGCGCCCTGATGCGCGACGTGGCCTGGGGCTTCTTCTATGGATGGGTCAACTTCGACGACGTGGTCGGCACCGTCAACCACTACCAGTCGGTCGACCTCTACGCCGGCAGCTACAACGGCACCATGAAGGAAGCCGGTATCGACCTGCTGGAGAACTTCCCCACCGCCCAGATCCGCGCCACCTTCGAAGCCATGCTCGACGACTGGACCAACGAGAGCTTCGACCCCTTCTCCGCGCCGCAGGAAACCGGCTCCCCCTATGGCCGCAAGAACGGCAACAACACCGCCAAGATCACCCGTGCCCGCGAGCTCGCCAAGCGCTGCGTGGGCCTGAAGGACGACCTGCGGCTGCGCAGCGACGATACCGGCGCACCCGTGAACCGCGCATTTGCCGATGTGCCGCAGGGCCAGCCCGAGCTGCACCCCGAGCCGGGCTTCGAGAACGAAGTCCATGCCTTCAACCTCTTCGGCTTCCTGAGCCGTTCGCAGGTCACGTGGAACCCGAGCTTCACTTCGGTCGTCAAGCACAGCTTCATGTGCCCGACCACGGAGGAGCACATCCTGCCGATCATCCACGGCAACGATCGCGTCGAATGGTTCTTCCAGATGACCGACGAGATCCACTGGGACTGCGGCGACAAGAACACCGGCCGCCCCATGGCCCGCGTGATCATGAAGGCCGGCGACATGGCCGCCATGCCCGCCTACTGCCGCCACCAGGGCTTCAGCCCGAAGCGCTCGATGCTGCTGGTGTGGGAGAACGGCTCGCCGAGCCTGGTCTACGAGATCCAGAAGGGCGAGAGCCCGGAGATCCCCGTGAGCTTCTAA